In Corynebacterium sp. P4-C1, the sequence CGTGCGTTGCGCCAGATCCATCGCGTTGCCCGTCAACTGTTCGCGCTGCATTGTGCGCTCGACCTTCCGGCGCTCCAACTCCATCCGGTTCGCCTGCTGCAACTCGCGGAACCGCTGCCGGTCGAGTTGGCGCGGACTCGGGGCGTACCAGCTGTCGGGTCCCGCCTTCATGATGTAGAGGACTGTGAACAGCGCCGGAATGATGAGCAGGAGAAGAGTCCACAAGCCCGAGCCCGTGGCGGTGCTGAGCCCCACCGCGCCAGCGAAGGACGCTAGTGAGCCCAGGGAGAAAATGCCTAGCCGGGTGTTCTTGCCGTTCGCGCGGGCGCGTTCAATCTCGCTGCGGGTGAAAGTCTGCTCCACCTCACCCGGGTGCTGTGGCTGGTGCTCCGGCAGATCGCGGAAGAGCGGCACCAGGTCGCGGTGCGTCGTCGCGGCGCCGACGTCCTCGCAGCGGCGGTTGAACTCGTCCGAATCAAGCCGGCCTTCGCCCAGCGCATAGCTCAAGCGCGCCACCGCCTCCGAGCGGTCCAAATCCGACAGGCGGACGAGATCGCTGCCCGGCTGCTGGGGGCGCATTGACTGTTGTGGACGATGCGGCTGGGGCTGATTCATCACAATTTCAATACTAATCCCACTATGTCACTTGCTCGCCTAGACAAACGTTCGGCCACAAATATCATGTACTCCATGAGTACTCCGAACGATCCCAGTAATTACCCCAGCTACGGTGGCAATTCGTCCTACGGTGGCGACCAGAACTCCAACAACTACGGCTCGAACTCCGGCTACGGTCAGAATT encodes:
- a CDS encoding DUF1707 domain-containing protein; translation: MNQPQPHRPQQSMRPQQPGSDLVRLSDLDRSEAVARLSYALGEGRLDSDEFNRRCEDVGAATTHRDLVPLFRDLPEHQPQHPGEVEQTFTRSEIERARANGKNTRLGIFSLGSLASFAGAVGLSTATGSGLWTLLLLIIPALFTVLYIMKAGPDSWYAPSPRQLDRQRFRELQQANRMELERRKVERTMQREQLTGNAMDLAQRTLNRFTK